One Onthophagus taurus isolate NC chromosome 11, IU_Otau_3.0, whole genome shotgun sequence genomic window carries:
- the LOC139432226 gene encoding uncharacterized protein — protein MEETTYDFVVVSDSEDNIVQSSVESISLCSKQNKYDTDSAKMDSCSSNSFDKENQMLQQSKQQFRKLNCVKRNEEDVVDSTENMVTMKHTSLYASSTENLHISNKNTEKAAQPDSTTNDKVQLTRPHFEISKQMFRSKSCLKLPRHEKLKKKPSKFLSDLVPTNIQNSKSKYRNIKLNSRYNKKSTIQQSKRRSNAKRRHGKSNNNFTIYKKPHLIDLPDNPTKIYATLSPNDPRSNYRNKVISNPHIIGNKRRKTEDYQNYHSKMCASKVRKEETRKKLSLFDMNRIGKGRCKTEPSFSTNKNSKIHFVMETTERVMIDHIKPFSIKTPGKHKAKLLIHPKECYQRATILEPINVQSEPKIIKTTPNIKELTTKFVEYLTLFCLTTKNIKLISTFNGEDQTLISYLEGVKKTFRNSCKLIPYSNIDIKEIITKVHKKIILANIGCSQLDIISALKITFVDVAYGLGKEIMRLLKDNSDSIFIKDEMIDDDCVIIDFKNEVDVSSTTPTSPNIIQSQNQIEESNNQMDMPILVNTNTTNNINPDTVSNLNKVLTSNPQVVQLPSLNDKYSSYSRLQEPQTVHFEYINQPNNNQQTVNGTFNPHIAFNQTVPQQQTLQQQTHQQVSYHFPECQPQRINEVVYQSHTHRNVYNQQLAASSQNQNITQTNPFGMSGGIAVRKDLFTLNSSQPLRSNCTAPQIRKKSGQMQRSVRSMDNLKNTLNTAPLLLCSTCNMRAFYKCSCKKKMYCSFNCEKKDWIAHRYEHIYHYHRV, from the exons ATGGAAGAAACAACATATGATTTTGTGGTTGTAAGTGATTCCGAGGATAACATTGTACAATCGAGCGTGGAATCCATCTCTCTATGtagtaaacaaaataaatatgataCAGATTCGGCTAAAATGGACTCTTGTAGTAGTAACTCCTTTGATAAGGAGAATCAAATGCTACAGCAAAGCAAGCAACAATTTcgtaaattaaattgtgttaaacGTAATGAAGAAGATGTAGTGGATTCCACTGAAAATATGGTAACGATGAAACATACATCACTCTATGCTTCAAGTactgaaaatttgcatatttcaaATAAGAACACTGAAAAGGCGGCTCAACCGGATAGTACGACAAATGACAAAGTCCAATTAACAAGACctcattttgaaatatctaaaCAAATGTTTAGGAGTAAatcttgtttaaaattaccccGACATGaaaaactgaagaaaaaacCATCGAAATTTCTGTCGGATTTAGTTCCCACCAACATTCAAAATTCTAAAAGTAAATATCggaatatcaaattaaattcaagatataataaaaagtcaACTATACAACAGTCAAAACGAAGAAGCAACGCAAAAAGACGTCATGGAAAATCAAACAATAACTTCACCATATACAAAAAACCacatttaattgatttacCAGATAAtccaacaaaaatttacgCAACATTGTCTCCAAATGATCCAAGAAGTAATTAcagaaataaagttatttccaATCCACATATCATTGGGAATAAGCGACGAAAGACGGAAGACTATCAGAATTATCATTCAAAAATGTGTGCTTCAAAAGTTAGAAAAGAAGAAACTCGGAAAAAATTGAGTTTGTTTGATATGAACCGGATAGGAAAAGGAAGGTGTAAAACAGAACCTTCGTTTTCCACTAATAAAAACAGTAAAATACATTTCGTGATGGAAACAACCGAAAGAGTAATGATTGATCACATTAAACCGTTTTCTATAAAAACTCCAGGGAAACATAaagcaaaattattaatacatcCAAAAGAATGCTACCAAAGAGCAACCATTTTAGAACCTATTAATGTCCAAAGCgagccaaaaataattaaaacaacacCGAACATTAAAGAGCTTACAACAAAATTCGTAGAATATCTTACACTGTTTTGTTTAAcaactaaaaacataaaattaatttctacaTTTAATGGTGAAGATCAGACATTAATAAGCTACCTGGAAGGGGTGAAGAAAACATTTAGAAATAGTTGCAAGCTTATTCCATATTCAAATATTGACATCAAAGAAATCATTACGAAagtgcataaaaaaattattttggcgAATATTGGTTGTTCACAGTTGGACATTATATCTGCATTAAAAATTACGTTTGTTGATGTCGCTTATGGATTAGGTAAAGAAATTATGCGCTTATTAAAGGATAACTCggattctatttttattaaggaTGAAATGATTGATGATGATTGTGTAataattgatttcaaaaatg aagtCGATGTTTCTTCTACTACACCTACTTCGCCAAATATAATCCAATCACAAAACCAAATTGAAGAGTCCAACAACCAAATGGATATGCCGATTCTGGTTAATACAAATACaacaaataatataaatccagatacagtttctaatttaaacaaaGTGTTAACATCAAATCCACAAGTTGTTCAATTGCCAAGTTTGAATGATAAATACTCCAGTTATTCTAGATTGCAAGAACCTCAAACAGtacattttgaatatattaatCAACCTAATAATAACCAGCAAACTGTGAATGGAACTTTTAATCCACATATAGCGTTTAATCAAACTGTTCCTCAACAACAAACGCTTCAACAACAAACACATCAGCAAGTATCGTATCATTTTCCTGAATGTCAACCTCAACGTATCAATGAAGTGGTTTATCAATCTCATACACATAGAAACGTATACAATCAACAATTAGCAGCTTCCTCTCAAAACCAAAACATAACCCAAACAAATCCATTCGGAATGTCTGGTGGTATTGCTGTAAGAAAGGATTTATTTACGTTAAATTCGAGTCAACCCCTTCGTTCGAATTGTACTGCTCCACAAATACGTAAGAAATCCGGTCAGATGCAACGGAGTGTTCGGTCG ATGGACAACCTGAAGAATACTTTGAACACTGCGCCATTATTGTTATGTAGTACTTGCAATATGAGGGCGTTCTATAAATGTTCCTGCAAAAAAAAGATGTATTGTTCATTTAATTGTGAG AAAAAGGATTGGATTGCCCACAGGTACGAACATATTTATCATTATCATAGAgtgtaa
- the LOC111419662 gene encoding protein FAM200C-like: MVLDNLQKELCHYFSVQEISINTGQRWILNPLLNAAINEANLATKLKNLLELSADGMLHLKFKSENFDTFWLKRKTEYPELTTEALKCLIPFSTSYLCELAFSSMAQIKSKLRNRLNLENDLILKVAKTDSRWEKLIEQTQAQPSH, encoded by the coding sequence ATGGTGTTAGATAATTTGCAGAAAGAGTTGTGTCATTACTTCTCAGTGCAAGAGATATCGATTAATACTGGGCAAAGATGGATCTTAAATCCGTTGTTAAATGCAGCTATAAATGAGGCAAATTTAGCAACTAAGCTTAAGAATCTGCTGGAATTATCTGCCGATGGGATGTTACACTTGAAGTTCAAGtctgaaaattttgataccttttggttaaaaagaaaaacagaatACCCGGAATTAACGACCGAGGCTTTGAAGTGTTTGATTCCATTTTCTACCTCGTACTTGTGCGAGTTGGCATTTTCATCAATGGcccaaataaaaagtaaactaagaaatcgtttaaatttGGAAAACGATTTAATACTTAAAGTTGCAAAAACGGATTCACGATGGGAGAAATTGATTGAACAAACTCAAGCACAACCTTCACATTAA
- the LOC111419661 gene encoding protein FAM200A-like, with the protein MSNLNEKALLASYRVTFRVAKAGKPHSIAENLILPAALDIAEIMFGKQEVEKLKSIPLSDNTIQRRISNMVTDVRDQVIEKIKKSSFVSLQFDESTDITGCVQFVAFVRFESNEILMEEILFCKALPKNATGQFLHDMFVEATQDMNIDWAQKCIAICSDGAKVMTGAKSGFIVRLKEQMSNACWMHCFLHRQALAAKTLPQEYSQVLNIIINIVNSIKGKAL; encoded by the coding sequence ATGTCCAACCTAAATGAGAAAGCGTTGCTCGCTAGTTATCGAGTAACTTTTCGTGTGGCTAAAGCAGGAAAACCTCACAGTATTGccgaaaatttgattttaccAGCGGCTTTAGATATAGCAGAGATTATGTTTGGCAAACAAGAGGTCGAAAAGCTCAAAAGTATACCTCTCTCTGACAACACCATTCAACGCAGGATAAGCAATATGGTGACTGACGTTCGTGATCAAGtcatagaaaaaataaagaaaagttctTTTGTGTCCTTACAATTTGATGAATCAACGGATATTACGGGTTGTGTGCAGTTTGTAGCTTTTGTGCGTTTTGAATCCAATGAAATATTAATGGAAGAAATACTATTTTGCAAGGCACTTCCCAAAAATGCTACAGGTCAGTTCTTGCATGACATGTTCGTTGAAGCTACGCAAGATATGAATATCGATTGGGCACAAAAATGCATTGCTATTTGTAGTGACGGAGCAAAAGTCATGACTGGTGCGAAGAGTGGATTTATTGTTAGACTGAAAGAACAAATGTCAAACGCTTGTTGGATGCACTGCTTTCTCCATCGCCAAGCTCTTGCAGCCAAAACCTTGCCACAAGAATACAGTCAAgttctaaatattattattaacattgtaAATTCTATCAAAGGAAAAGCGTTGTAG